In the genome of Candidatus Cloacimonas sp., the window AAAGTTTTATATGGATGGATATCTTGCTGATCGAATTGTGGGCGAAGAACAGATTATGGAAATAAGACCCAATGCCATAATTGCTCTCTCTTTACCCTGGCAGGCATTTTCGCAAGATGTTTTGCAACAGGTCTTTGAACGCAGTTATAAAGAGCTATATACAAATTATGGAATTCGCACTTTAAGCCCCAAAGATATCAAATTTCGTAAAAAGTATTATGGAACACAAAAAGAAAGAGACCTTGCTTATCACAATGGAAGTGTATGGGCTTGGCTTTTAGGTCCTTTTTGTGGTTTATATGAACGTGCCTATGAAGGAGTGAAGACAAAAAAGGAAATTGTTGAAGGGCTTAATACTTTCATATCCACTTTTCGCAATAGTTTTATGAAAGGACATATTGCATCCATTGCTGAAATTTGGGATGGTGATTCTCCTCATTTCCCAAAAGGCGCTCCCGCCCAGGCATGGAGTGTGGCCGCTTTGTATAATATAGAGAATTATATTCTCTATTTGGAGGAAAGCTGATGAAAATTTTAATGTTTACATGGGAATTTCCTCCCCTAATTTCAGGCGGATTAGGTATGGCTTGTTATGGTATGGTTAAAGCATTACTTAGTCAAGGTATAAAGATCGACCTTGTATTACCTACTAAAGAACTGGTGTATTTCCCTTTAAGAGAAGAAATGGACGCAGATACTTTGCCAGCTGTATTCTTGGAACCAGAAAAGCACAAAGAATATGTTACGCGAACTTTTACCAGTTTGAATGAACGCTTGGAATTCATTGGTGTTACTACGCATCCAGAGAGTTATTTTAATTTAAGCGAAATTAAACAATATTCATCCGTAATCAAAAAACATCTGTGGTCAACTGAAATTACAACAGGTGAAGAACAAGAACTCTGGAAAGAGATGACGGCAAATCTGATCGGAGAGGAAGATTTGATCAAAAAAGTTCAGGAATATACTTTAAGGGCAAATCGCTTTGCCAAATGCCTGGAATATGATCTAATTCATTCTCATGATTGGCTTACTTATCCAAGTGGAATTCTGGCAAAACAAATTTCCGGGAAACCTTTGATTGTGCACATTCATGCTACCGAATTTGATAGAGCTGGAGGTCCTGGAGACCCCCGAATTCATAAAATTGAATACATAGGAATGACCTATGCAGACAAAGTGATCGCTGTTTCCCAATATACTGCTCAAATGGTGATGAGCCGTTATAGAATAGATACTGGAAAAATCCGCATAATTCATAATGCCTTCTCCATTACCGAAAATAGTATTAAAAACAAGAAACGCATATTTAAAGGACCAACCATTTTATATCTCGGAAGAGTTACTTTGCAAAAGGGACCCGACTATTTTTTGGATATGGCGGATAAAGTATTAAAAGTTCATCCTGAAGCAAGGTTTATACTTGCTGGAACAGGTGATATGCAAAGACAAATTTTGCGTCGGTCTGCTTCCTTAAAAATGAAAAACCGGTTTTTATTTACTGGTTTCTTAAATAGAAAACAGGTAGAACGCATTTTGCAGGCAGCCGACATTTATGTTCTGCCTTCCGTTTCAGAACCATTTGGCATATCTCCTTTGGAAGCAATGGCTTATGGTATAACTGCCATTATTTCAAAACAATCAGGAGTCGCAGAAGTTGTGCATCATGCTTTTAAAATTGATTACTGGGATGTTGACCTTTGGGCTGAAACCATAAATCACTTAATTGAAAATCCAGATAAATGCGCTAAAATCGGGCATGAAGGTATGAAAGAAGTCCAACGCATTCAATGGGATGACGCAGCCGAAAAAATTCGTCAGCTGTATGCTTCCACTTTATCAGAAGTTAGCAATACTCAGGAAATAAGGAGTTCTTGATGTTAAATATTGTTTTTTATTTCCAAGTTCATCAGCCCTACCGCCTCACTCATTTTAATGTTATAGATATTGCTGATAATGCTAAGATTTTTGATGATAAACTAAATGGCGATGTTATGCGTAAAGTGGCAAATAATTGTTATTTACCCACCAACAAACTGCTGCTGGAATTGATTCAAAAATATGAAGGTAGATTCAAAGTTGCCTTTTCTATTACGGGAACCGCTCTCGAACAATTTAAACTATATTCTCCCGAAACGCTCGATTCTTTTAAGCGTCTTGTTGATACTGGTTGTGTTGAATTGCTGGGAGAAACATACTTTCATTCCCTTGCTTTTCTATTTGACACCAATGAGTTTTTGGATCAGGTGTATATGCACAGAGAACTGATGCAAAAAGAATTTGGATATTATACCACTACTTTTCGCAATACGGAGCTGATCTATCAAGACCGTTTATCGGACATTATCTATGAAATTGATGGCTTTAAAACCATTATCACGGAAGGTGTGGATAGAATTCTGGATTGGCGGAGTCCACTTTATGCCTATAAAAACTATGCAAAGAACCTAAATCTCCTTTTAAAATATTATCAATTGGCAGATGATATTGCTTTTCGCTTCTCCAATCGCGATTGGCCTGAATATCCTTTAACGGTAGATAAATTTGTGAACTGGATAGATCAGCTTACATTGGCGGAAAAAGGGGATAAAAACCTTTTTTTGAATCTGTTTATGGATTATGAGACCTTTGGAGAACACCAATGGGCAACTACTGGGATATTTGATTTTATGCGGCATTTTCCTGATTCTATCTTGAAAAAACCGCATCTTGGTTTTGCCAATCCTAAAGATGTTTCTCACTTAGCAAATTATCAACAAGAATCTCTCTCTTTTCCTAAACCTGTTTCCTGGGCTGATGAACAACGCGATTTATCTGCCTGGCTGGGAAATGAAATGCAACAAAATGCAAGTGAGACATTATATGAACTGATAAACCGTATCAAGGAAAAAGGAGACCCAGAATTATTAAGAACGGCAAGGTTACTTACTACTTCCGACCATTTTTACTATATGTGTTCTAAGTATTTTCAAGATGGAGATGTGCATAAATATTTCTCCCCTTACGATTCACCCGATCAAGCATATATCTATTATATCAATGCATTGGCTGAACTTGAAGAATTGTTGTTGAGGTAATCAGATGAAAGGTAAAATTTTAATATTAGAGGATGATACAGTCCTCTCTGAACAGTTGGCGAATGTAATGCGCCGTTATGAATATGAAGTTGTAGTAACTGAAAATAGCGACAATTTCTTTACTGTATTAAGAACTTTCCAACCTGATGTTATTCTCTTGGATGTATTTCTGGTGGGCTCACGCTTAAATGGAATTCAGGTTTTGAAATATTTACGCAATAATATGGATTTGAATTACAAAGTAATCGTCATTTCCGGTGAAGTTACTTCTTCCCAAATAAATGAAATCCGCGCCTTGGGTGCCTATCATTTCATTGAAAAAGGTTCAGCTTTTTCCATAAATCAATTGTTGCTCCATATTGAAAATGCCATCACTTTGAAAAAACAGGAAGAAGAACATATCGGTTTGCAAATAGAATATATCAATTTGAAAAAACAGTTTACCAGAAGTTTCCCCTTTATAGGTGAAAGCGAGCCAATTAAAAAAGTAAGAGAACAAATTATGCGTCTGGCAAGCGTTGACGAAGATATGTTTTTGATTGGAGAAACCGGAACGGGCAAAGAAATTGCGGCAAATTATTATTACATATATTCACCTCGTTTTGGGAAACCTTTTCATACTGTTAATTGTAGCGCTCTTTCAGAATCACTTATAGAATCGGAACTTTTTGGACATATCAAGGGTTCTTTCACCAATGCCGATCGTAATAAATCAGGTTTTTTTGAGGAGTGCAGCAATGGTATTCTATTCTTGGATGAAGTAACTAATTTGTCTTTAATGTCCCAATCCAAAATACTACGCGCCATTGAGAACAAAGAAATACAAGTGGTCGGAGGACCTCTGAAGAAAGTGGAAACGCGTCTGATTTTTGCCTCCAATGCCAGTTTGGAAAAATTGTCCGATGAAAGATTATTTCGGAAAGACCTCTTTTTCCGGATCGAAGGAAACATCGTTGAATTACCACCTTTAAGAGATCGAGAAGATGACATCCTCCTATTAATCTGCTATTTTTTAACAAGTTTCTCTTCTCAGTATAGTGTAATGGATCAATTAGACCTACCAGCTTTGAAAAATGATCTCTTAAGTTATTCTTGGCCCGGAAATGTGAGAGAACTGCGCAACTTCTGTAAGTTTATAATGATCAATGAGCATAAAATAAACAATGCCGTCATTAAAAAACATCTTAAAGACAAAATAATACACTCTCGCTATGAAGGAGATAGCAACCTGGATAAATATTTTCACATAGAAACATTAAAAGATAGTATGGCTCATTTTGAAAAGGACTATTTACTCCATCATCTCAGTTTGAATGATTGGAATATATCCAAAACAGCCAAAGCCGTAGGAATTGAAAGAACTACTCTCTATAAAAAAGTAAAATCTCTGGGAATCAGTCACATATATATGGAGGACTAATTTGTTACAAGAGAATTTGGGGCTAAGAATTCTATCTCTTGTCATTGCAATCTTTGTTTGGATGCAGTACCTCTTAGTTTCTGAACAGAATAGCGTAATCAATTTACCTGTCACCCTGAGCTCTATTCCAAACAACATCACTTTGGATAATATCCCCAAAAGCATCCCTTTTCAGGTTCGCGGCAGGGGCTTGGACATAATCAAGCTAAAACTTTCTCGCACAAATGTCTTTATTGATGCAGGTAATATAAAACCCGGAACAGATATAATATCCTTAAGCAATTATACCATAGATCTTCCTCAAAACATACAACTGGAACTTTTAGGTCCTGCCGACACAGATAAACTTGCCATCCACGCTGATGAATTTCACCAAAAAAAAGTGCCTGTTTTCCTCACTTTTACTAATGACTATACACGCGAACATTTTTACTCACTGAACTATTCTATCATTCCAGAACAAATAACGATTTTTGGTCCTAAAAGTAAAGTGCAATTAGTGGATAAAGTAACCACTGAAACAATTACCAACAATATGCTTGAGCAAAGCGAATTCAATGTAAAGCTAAACCCTTTGCCCAATGATGTTTCCACTTCGGAAACACAGATAAAAATTAAACTATCTGCCTCATTTAATACGACAAAAATAATCGATAACTTGCCAGTTACGGTTAGCGAGGGCAAAAAGTGTATTCCTTCCTCCGTTACCATAAAACTTTCTGGTAATTCTGATGTTTTAAACAGCTTGGACATCAAAGAGATAAAAACAAGTATTGACGAACATCCTGATGCACAAGGTTTTTATTCTGTCCGCGTGGAAGTGCCAAATTCCGTTAAACTGATTGATATTACGCCCAAAAGGGTTCGTCTTAAATAAATGCCTTCACAGTATATTTTAGCTTTTGAATCTTCTTGCGACGATACTTCAGTTGCAATTTTAGATACCGATTACAACATTGTTGTTAATCTAATTTCAAGTCAACCTGAGCATATAGAATTTGGTGGCATACTTCCAGAAATGGCATCTCGCTTACATTTAAAGCATATACTAACTTTAACTAAGAAAGCACTTGAAGTATCTAATCTTAATTTGATGGATATCAATGCGATAGCCGTTTCCATAAACCCCGGTTTAATTGGTTCGTTGATTGTGGGCTTGGCTTTTGCCAAAGGTCTTGCTTGGAGTTTATCATTGCCTTTGATAACAGTTAATCATATGCTGTCTCATATTTTTGCCAATTTTATAGAACATAAGGACTTAAAACCACCTTTTCTGGCATTGGTTGTTTCCGGTGGACATACTGAACTTGTTCAATTTGATACTTTAACTTCATTTACGGTAGTTGGTAAAACTCTTGATGATGCAGCAGGAGAAAGTTTTGATAAAACAGCGAAGCTTTTAGGATTAGGTTTTCCGGGTGGCCCTATTATTGATGAATTAGCAAGAAAGGGTAACCCTGATTTTATCAAGTTTCCTCGTGCTTTACCCCAAAAAAATAATTTCAATTTCAGTTATAGCGGCTTGAAAACTGCCATTCGAACCTGGCTTGTAAATCAAGAGAAAGAGGTTTTGGAAAATAATCTTTCTGACATAGCAGCGTCAGTTCAACAGGCAATCATAGAACCATTAATTAACAAAAGTGTGCTTTGGGCTCATCAGCAGAAGATTCCTTATCTTCTTTTGGCAGGGGGAGTAGCCGCTAATTCTGCCTTGCGCAAACAGCTTACAATTAAAGCTGCAAAATATGGCATCAAAGTTATCTATCCTTCTCTTTCTTTATGTATGGATAATGCAGCTATGGTTGGTGCGGCAGCAATTCCCAAATTTTTAGCTGGTAATTTTGCTTCTCTTTCGGTTAATGTATCTTCCCAAAAAGGGACTCGCCAGATTTAAAAAATAACTTCAAGTTCACAATTGTATTCTATAACTATTTGATGTTCAATTAGTTAAAATGGAGCTAAATGGGGGACTTGAACCCCCGACCTACTGATTACGAATCAGTTGCTCTACCAGCTGAGCTAATTTAGCTTTTTATTATTTTTAATGTGCTTTGTTGGTTCGGCAGATCAATAAAATAACCCTCTGTTGTTCTCAATCCATCTTTTTCTGAAATTTTACATTCTGTTCCTATTTCCATCGAAAAAGATGTAGAACTTAATAAGCGAGCATAAACCTTACAGGCACCTGTCAAATTACGCGGAAACCAATTTTGATCAGAAGAGAAAGTAACATACCCGTGGACATTGGATTCTTCTATCCATTCAGGAATGGGTAAAGAATAACGCAGTTTAAAATTGATTTTCCCGCTCAAATTGGCAAGATGGAAACTGAAACAATTTAAATTACTTTCTTCTTTCAGCATTTCCGGATAGGGAAAAATAGGATTAAAGTGTTCCGGAACAAGTTTGGTAGTATAAATAAGCGGAACAAACTGATCATTCACCAAAATTTGTTCTATAGTGGCATCTTTAGTTAAAAATAAACAATGATACACTGCCTCAGGTAGATTTGCTTTGTCTATGGTAAAATCGGCAGTAACATAAACTCTTTGCATAGGAGCAAAAATACGCAAATCCAGATTTATTTCTTCAGGATTAAGAATGGCAAAATTTATCTTCAGCGTATCAATTTCCTGTGCATAAAAGCCGAGGGTAAGGGTTAACATTATTATAGCAAAAAATAACTTACGCATTTCAAACTCCTTGATATGTCTATAAAGTCATTCCACTATATTTATGAGGGTCTATTTAGTCAAGATATTTCCATCTTATTTTAAGAGAACCGCCTTTTTGATAATATTGCTATAACCTGTATCCAGTTTAATAAAGTAGATTCCGGAGGCAACTTTTCTCTGGTTTGCATCATTCGCATCCCAATTAAACCGATATGAACCTGCTTCTAATTTGTCATTAAAAAGTTCTTTCACCAGTTGTCCTTTGATATTATATATTTTTACGGTTGTTTTTTCTGCAAGGGGCAAAGCTATTTGGATTGAGGTATCAGGATTAAAAGGATTCGGACTTATTTTTAGCTCTGCTTGGGGTTTATTATAATAACTGGTTTGCACATTAGGATGAATTCTAAAACTTCGTTCCAACAATGAAAAACTCATTGATTTAGGACAATCGGCAGTTCTGGCTTGCAACCAATAGTAATTATTGGGCCAGGAAATATTGTGAAGCGAATCAGGATTAGCATATTCAGTCCATTCAATCAAGCCAACATCATCAAATAAGGCAATTCCCGTAAATCCGGTTGAACCTGTCATTTGTAAACGAACATCATAATAATAAACAGTAGAGGGAAGGTTCAATTCTTTATAGTAAAAATCCCAGCCATTGTTTCCGGATAAATCAGTAGTTACATAATCAGTATAGGATGCTGTTGCAGCTGTTCTGGAAGTATAAAAACTTACCATTATATTAGCACTGGCGACATTTTCGGTTTTTATCCAACCGTGCAAAGTGTATTTTGTAGTATTATCATAAATTTTACAGCGTTTGGGAATAGTGGATGTTACTGAAGAAGAACCAGTTGTACTAAGTTTTGCACTGCGAGTTCCATCAATGTAATCTGTTGTAGAATAATTGGGTGGAACCCAAAGAGTGCAACCCTCATCTTCAAATTTTCCATACCAAATATGTTCCTGACCAAAACGAAATTGATATTCTGCACGGGGTTCAACATTGATAAGTTCGCTCAGAGAACCTTGCCTAGGAAGCTTTATCGGAGGTGTATAATTATAATTATCAATATGATAGAGTAGTTGTTGACGGCAATTGAAAACATTGGCCATAACAGGAGGATTATCTGCATCCATCAAAACCCGTGCTTCCAGATTATCTTTATCTACCAAAACGCGAGTGTTAAGTTCGCGCGACCTGCCTGCAATATAATCCAAAATATGGACAGCAAGTTGACCAGTAGCAGGTTTGGGAATATATTGATCAATATAGAACGGTTTGATTCGAAAATTTCTAAAACCATCAAAATAGGCATCAGCATAGAGAATCATCGTTGGCATCGTTTCCGGATAATCCAAATCAAAAGCAAAGTTACCTAAAGAATGAGCTATCAGTTTATTATGATACACTTCTAACCCCTGAATTATATGAGGATGATGAACAATTACTAAATCAGCGCCACTATCAACAGCACTGTGACGAATATCTATATCCCATTGATGAGGAACATCATTTCGATAGCAATAATCCTCATCTTCAGTATCATCTATAAAGGGATTTAGCTCTTTATCATAACCGGAACCAGGGGTTAAAGAATATTCACTGCCACCGTGCATTTCCACGATTTTTAGGTCTGCAACATTCTCAACTGCCTGAATTTGTTGTTCCACATAATAAGGTGTCATATATGCAAAACCAGGTTTACAGTAACCTGACGGTAAAAATGGTTGAGCATTATTATATTGCCCAGTTCTGTCTGAACTTGCCAAAAAGGCAATATTTAAGCCCCGACAGTTATAAAAAGCAGGGAGATATGCTTCATAAGAATTGACTCCACAGCCACTATAAATAATTCCGGCATTATTCAGCACACCCTGCATTTGT includes:
- a CDS encoding amylo-alpha-1,6-glucosidase, producing the protein SITLTEEILAGILQKNDHPFDLRSDGLIELHNDFAHGTWMDVRIDGKPITPRNGAPIELNALWYNALCCYESMCEAYRQKARKKYKANEELLSLKDMVKQSLQKFYMDGYLADRIVGEEQIMEIRPNAIIALSLPWQAFSQDVLQQVFERSYKELYTNYGIRTLSPKDIKFRKKYYGTQKERDLAYHNGSVWAWLLGPFCGLYERAYEGVKTKKEIVEGLNTFISTFRNSFMKGHIASIAEIWDGDSPHFPKGAPAQAWSVAALYNIENYILYLEES
- a CDS encoding glycosyltransferase family 4 protein, producing MKILMFTWEFPPLISGGLGMACYGMVKALLSQGIKIDLVLPTKELVYFPLREEMDADTLPAVFLEPEKHKEYVTRTFTSLNERLEFIGVTTHPESYFNLSEIKQYSSVIKKHLWSTEITTGEEQELWKEMTANLIGEEDLIKKVQEYTLRANRFAKCLEYDLIHSHDWLTYPSGILAKQISGKPLIVHIHATEFDRAGGPGDPRIHKIEYIGMTYADKVIAVSQYTAQMVMSRYRIDTGKIRIIHNAFSITENSIKNKKRIFKGPTILYLGRVTLQKGPDYFLDMADKVLKVHPEARFILAGTGDMQRQILRRSASLKMKNRFLFTGFLNRKQVERILQAADIYVLPSVSEPFGISPLEAMAYGITAIISKQSGVAEVVHHAFKIDYWDVDLWAETINHLIENPDKCAKIGHEGMKEVQRIQWDDAAEKIRQLYASTLSEVSNTQEIRSS
- a CDS encoding glycoside hydrolase family 57 protein, encoding MLNIVFYFQVHQPYRLTHFNVIDIADNAKIFDDKLNGDVMRKVANNCYLPTNKLLLELIQKYEGRFKVAFSITGTALEQFKLYSPETLDSFKRLVDTGCVELLGETYFHSLAFLFDTNEFLDQVYMHRELMQKEFGYYTTTFRNTELIYQDRLSDIIYEIDGFKTIITEGVDRILDWRSPLYAYKNYAKNLNLLLKYYQLADDIAFRFSNRDWPEYPLTVDKFVNWIDQLTLAEKGDKNLFLNLFMDYETFGEHQWATTGIFDFMRHFPDSILKKPHLGFANPKDVSHLANYQQESLSFPKPVSWADEQRDLSAWLGNEMQQNASETLYELINRIKEKGDPELLRTARLLTTSDHFYYMCSKYFQDGDVHKYFSPYDSPDQAYIYYINALAELEELLLR
- a CDS encoding sigma-54 dependent transcriptional regulator — translated: MKGKILILEDDTVLSEQLANVMRRYEYEVVVTENSDNFFTVLRTFQPDVILLDVFLVGSRLNGIQVLKYLRNNMDLNYKVIVISGEVTSSQINEIRALGAYHFIEKGSAFSINQLLLHIENAITLKKQEEEHIGLQIEYINLKKQFTRSFPFIGESEPIKKVREQIMRLASVDEDMFLIGETGTGKEIAANYYYIYSPRFGKPFHTVNCSALSESLIESELFGHIKGSFTNADRNKSGFFEECSNGILFLDEVTNLSLMSQSKILRAIENKEIQVVGGPLKKVETRLIFASNASLEKLSDERLFRKDLFFRIEGNIVELPPLRDREDDILLLICYFLTSFSSQYSVMDQLDLPALKNDLLSYSWPGNVRELRNFCKFIMINEHKINNAVIKKHLKDKIIHSRYEGDSNLDKYFHIETLKDSMAHFEKDYLLHHLSLNDWNISKTAKAVGIERTTLYKKVKSLGISHIYMED
- the tsaD gene encoding tRNA (adenosine(37)-N6)-threonylcarbamoyltransferase complex transferase subunit TsaD → MPSQYILAFESSCDDTSVAILDTDYNIVVNLISSQPEHIEFGGILPEMASRLHLKHILTLTKKALEVSNLNLMDINAIAVSINPGLIGSLIVGLAFAKGLAWSLSLPLITVNHMLSHIFANFIEHKDLKPPFLALVVSGGHTELVQFDTLTSFTVVGKTLDDAAGESFDKTAKLLGLGFPGGPIIDELARKGNPDFIKFPRALPQKNNFNFSYSGLKTAIRTWLVNQEKEVLENNLSDIAASVQQAIIEPLINKSVLWAHQQKIPYLLLAGGVAANSALRKQLTIKAAKYGIKVIYPSLSLCMDNAAMVGAAAIPKFLAGNFASLSVNVSSQKGTRQI
- a CDS encoding CapA family protein is translated as MQKKWLFFGFILLFASMALASIRYTALENFESGSIVLSSWGEEDMQPDAWTLDSSTPDGSSYCLKLTGNCYKLQQINPYPIDTTNVLQVQVKTSSNSCVQGIGFTDGVHNIFYSFSGTRILDIEVWIPVYQGAFNNNVWNTIQLPIGSDWQAFWGYLPIINGIIYVNDLDGISSRNVYFDNILDISSDLPIAPVVSISTSYATKDTGVNFYSNVFDPDSDTFTYEWSFGDSTYSSLTNPYHFYTVSSDYPYTVTLEVTDDTGKKGFASTQVTLETGASALPVTLNFVGDIMLARGYESGGGIIPTLGVNAIFAPSKPYFGDAADISVANLEVVLANIGVHHPTKSVYYRGNPANVNGLIYAGIDLVSTANNHTMDYGISAYQQMQGVLNNAGIIYSGCGVNSYEAYLPAFYNCRGLNIAFLASSDRTGQYNNAQPFLPSGYCKPGFAYMTPYYVEQQIQAVENVADLKIVEMHGGSEYSLTPGSGYDKELNPFIDDTEDEDYCYRNDVPHQWDIDIRHSAVDSGADLVIVHHPHIIQGLEVYHNKLIAHSLGNFAFDLDYPETMPTMILYADAYFDGFRNFRIKPFYIDQYIPKPATGQLAVHILDYIAGRSRELNTRVLVDKDNLEARVLMDADNPPVMANVFNCRQQLLYHIDNYNYTPPIKLPRQGSLSELINVEPRAEYQFRFGQEHIWYGKFEDEGCTLWVPPNYSTTDYIDGTRSAKLSTTGSSSVTSTIPKRCKIYDNTTKYTLHGWIKTENVASANIMVSFYTSRTAATASYTDYVTTDLSGNNGWDFYYKELNLPSTVYYYDVRLQMTGSTGFTGIALFDDVGLIEWTEYANPDSLHNISWPNNYYWLQARTADCPKSMSFSLLERSFRIHPNVQTSYYNKPQAELKISPNPFNPDTSIQIALPLAEKTTVKIYNIKGQLVKELFNDKLEAGSYRFNWDANDANQRKVASGIYFIKLDTGYSNIIKKAVLLK